One Nicotiana tabacum cultivar K326 chromosome 23, ASM71507v2, whole genome shotgun sequence genomic window, tttcatactatgttataatatatgttttctataACAACATTTCTCTATTGTTATAGAGATGTTTGATTGTATTAGCTGCTAAAACTATAACTTTTTGACTGATGTTTCTATAGGTGTTTAGATAAAGCTTGCATAATTGAAGATCCTCAAATAGACATAAATCGCGATGGATCCGCTTCAAATCCGTGGAGACTCCGTAGTGTAGAACAAGTAGAATCTTTGAAATCTCTTGTTAGAGTTGTTCCTATATGGTCCAGCAACATAAACGTTCAGTTGAGCTTAAATCAATTCTCATTTTCCACACTTCAAACACAGACAATGGATAGACATATATTCTTCTCTGATTTTGAAATACCAGCTGGATCTTTTTCTGTCTTTATGGTAATCACTCTAATACTTTGGATTGCATTGTATGATCGTGCTTTCGTGCCACTAATGGAAAGGTATACACGACAGCAAGGAGGCTTAAACCCCGTTCTTCGTATGGGAATTGGTTTAGTACTCTCTTCTACAGCGATGACACTTTCAGCGATAACAGAAGGCATAAGGAGGGATATAGCAATTGATCAGAAAGATGTATATCCTCAAGATGGTCCAAATATTGCATCAGTAGACATGTCCGCTATGTGGTTCGTGCCACAGTATGTGCTTCTTGGACTAGCTGATGCTTTCAATGCAATTGGATTGGTTGAGTTCCTTTATTCTGAGCTTCCTAAAAGCATGTCTAGTTTTGTTGTGGCTATTTTCACACTTGGGATGGCTGTTTCTGGCTTTTTTGGGAGTCTTATAGTGAATGTTTTGGATAGTGTTACTTCATATGGAGGTGAAATTAGCTGGTTGTCAAGTAATATTAACAAGGGTCATCTAGATTATTACTACTGGTTACTTGCTTTCTTCAATATTCTCAACTTCCTTTATATTCTTCTCATTTGTCGATATAATCGTCCTCAGGGGCCGAGCTAGAGTGTCACTGTCGGTTATGTGTTCGGCTGAACCCAGTAACTTTGATTCAAATACTTTATTTGTCCTAAAAAATTCATtgtatatgtacaaattattaatttagaacccaatagTTTAAAAAGATTAGAATCCTAAACGTATATACTTCAAATTATATTTCCACCTTTCCAGGAAGTTGAAGAAAGATAATACATATGCTTCGGGAGATTGATAGTTTGATATGTATCTGATGATATTTGTTATTGTAAACCAATTgtgtctctatatatatatatatatatatatatatatatatatatatatatatatatatatatatatatatatatataaaatatatatataaagtgctTGAAGTTGTCAGAGACCAAAGGTACTCAACCCGAAATGATTTTGTtaatttaaattgtattatcaCCTAATAccagaaaatataaaaattattttccttggAAAACGTTTTCATTCGTAACAAATACACCTAGAATAGAAACTTTCATAACACTCCTACAAATTTGTGGTCTTCTTGCATTCCTCGAGCTATggttttgtaaaaatatttaCTATCATTCCTTTATTCATTAAGGGGTAAAAACGTCTTCCGTGGTGGGAAATTGTGGTAGAAATGATATCAGATAGCCACTTTAATTGGctattatttaggaattagccagtgcattttaaatttcagtttttcagttcAAATTTTCAAGACAAAAATGTCTCGAGTTGTgctgaagttaagatttttagtttaaatttcaggacaaaataagtacAGGCTAAGCGCTAAATAGTAAATAGTATCCCTGAGAATGGTTATATGCGCACTTGCCCCAAAATTGTGACAGCAGGTAATACCTATATTTAACACCTATATCGTCAAAAGTATAGGGGAAATATTAGTTTTATAAGATAAGAAACATTAGATTCTAGTAACGTATTTTAGAGCTGTGCAGGCTAGTCCTAAAATGGATAATATCACTAACAATCTGAATTGTTAAAGCAAGCTAATTAGGGTCGGCTATTTGAATCTTCAATATTCAATTCGCTCCATTTAGATCCATTTCATTCCAATGGTTTATATTTATTTAGAGTTCTCTAATACAACCAGATGTGTTTCATATCTTTTACTGTCACTTAAATCTCTACACAAACAATATACTCCTAGTACACAAAAAAAGTTTAGCTGAACTTTTAAttgtaaataaaaaatttaatttctaTAAGACACAATATACAGTTTCATCGTCGAAGGACTATAATTGAAGATTGCGGATATCTAATGGAAGTCAACAAGGCGAATATTGTCTACATTTAAAGAGAGGCGAACCAGTGTGTAGATCTTTTAGCAAATGAAGGTTACAGACATGAAGAAAATTTGCTAGCATGGGAAGAGGCAATCCAGGGAATAGAGACAAATTTAAGCTACATCGCTTACGAATGAATTTAATACCTTTTAGTCTTTTCCAACGTACCCAAAAAACAAACGGTAACAGCATTATAAAAGATTAATATTTACTACTTCTTTCATCTTAGAgtattgtttaaccaaaaatagatttctcgGTCAAATCCAATATCTAGAAGAAATtgggttactgataaccaagatTTACTTCACTTTTACAACAATTTTGGAAGAATAGATCAAAAAATGGAAATGAttgacaaagaaaaataaaaaataaactaataaTCACTCCCCAAAATTAAGGCGTAGAGCTTGAAGAATAAAGCAAAGAATAGTAGTATGTATTTCAATAATAATTGTGACCTGCTTTTACAAATGAGATTTCTGTCCTTATATAGGAGCATACAATTATAATGGTTCTCATACTTAATTTGGGCTCACTAATGATATTAATTGTATTGATTGCACGTTACCATAATGATATTAATTGTATTGATTGCACGTTACCATATGTAACTATAACTAATACATTTATGACTAAAGATTATTTGTAACTGTACCGATTCCCCTTCCTTATTTACTTCTGGTTCGTGTACCTTCCCTTCTTTACAGCCTTTATTCATTTCGTTCATGTTTCTTCTTTAACAGCTGTCAGGTCCGGTTCTTTTCTCTACGTAACCCTGTGGGTATTTCTCCTGTGTCTTTCCTGTATTCTTAATTCATGTAATTGAGAATGCCACTTgtcgttgtcacacctccttttttccgagggaataggggataggggagtttttccaatttaagtgacattattcgaaatgagattatttatttattcagagtcgccacttggaataatttatggtgtcccaagtcaccgatttattttagaatcccaaatcgagaaaatttgactcttatttttagtccgcgaacacaaaagaccgggtaaggaattctgttaacctgggagaaggtgtgaggcactcccgagttccgtggttttagcacggtcgcttaacaattaatacttgacgtaattatctgatttattacatgttttaaacccattgtgtatttttatcttttaccgctttttaatatttatgaaatttatttgaacaagttgcGATGTCGCACACTTATCGTTTTGGTACGCATTGCGAaccgcgccacgtgaaacgcacccgcgatttacaacatgtttatttttattattatttgaagttatggtcaagtcgcgtgaaacgcgcacttgaattggggtttatgtatcatgactatgccacaggaaccgtacccatagtcacgataatttattattaattgcgcctaaatcaagctacgatgttcgaatattattcaattactaattttgacattattataaggtcatgaggtatgtatattgttatggaggaaatgaagtaaattaattatagaaaaagttggctagcttgtgaatgtttatttgtttttggtcatGTGCAATAATTAGCCCATAAATACGTTAGGGAAGTCCAATTAAAGTCTTACACCAATTATGGCTCAACCTAATCTCTTATAATTTTACTGCTAACCAATATTTGAAACTAAACTGAATTTATGGCAGGAATAGATAGATACAGGCAGGACCAATTTAGTCACTAAGATAAGAGATCAAAATGAAACTAAATCATGCTAAAATGGAAAGCCATTACTTCattgaataaacaagaaaagtaatgaattaatacatattcatcaataaaattaacCATATGAACTACTAAAAAGGACAATAAATTAATCGTAACAAATACTCAATATGAGAACAAATTAATCTTAGCACACTCAGATGCGAACTCGATCATATCATACTCAAAGTTAAATTAAAATAGAGTGACCCAAAACattaatgagaaaaataaaatagaaagagaagtgaacctttgtattgatgattgtggattTAAACTACAACCACTCAATGATCGGATAGCTCTCAACTGGACCCTTCGGACTACGGAAAACTCGAGCGTCAAACCTCAACTTGCAACCTCAATCGACCTTGAAAAATTGACGATTTGGTGgctatttttggagctttttttaGGGGGAGGGGGAAGGGGGTTAATTATGGCTCAAAAGTGGTCAAGGGCTGGTGGTTTTGGGGTGGTGAACCTGCTGGATATTTTAAAAGAAAGCCGAAGAAAGAATGAAACGAGTAGAAATTTTcttatcctagaagaagaaaaataaaattttctcaattccttcctccctattttttcctttctctccTCCTCTTTTTttcatcacatttctcttctatttatagaaaatattttcggaattttcagatttttattttttattttttatttatttttttatttttaattaaaaagaattttcacttcccatttttcttattttttttaaaacaaataattccccactttcctttacttttattttttaatttctcacttttttttaattttaatatatttaaaatcccacttttttactattctttttttatttttcacttattttacttttcttttttatttcccacttacttttactttaaaaaaaaaatcagatacccttacttttattttttaattccaaatttattttactttttattttttaaattttcacattcttttacttttaatttttaattttccactttcttttacttttttttattaaacaatttctacctacttttacttttacttttcaattttatatttttacttttcttatttttttaattcccatccgaaatttgttttttttaaaaattaaaataataataataattaatttttatttattttcggtttttaattcattttatttaaaaataaagataaaaataataataaaaataatactaatagtaataattgaccttttaaattattaataatttttctatatatatatatatatatatatatatatatatagtaataattgaccttttaaattattaataatttttctatatataacaaagctaaaaaatatatattaaattctgaaaatatttacatagtagaaggtgataaaaatttaaatattatcaaaaattaggtgctcagaGCTTttcctctttgcttggaaacatgaagagttttcaggcaaagacttGGTGAGCCacgtgactaatttttgaccaaatcattattcaaaaggaaaagaaataaaagatagggtgcaaccgagtcctggttttggacagcctccATATCCCGAGTTATAGGAGAATcgggtcgcgtgtagttcaaggagaatggtggaatgatgagttgaggagtcgagtgaggttccgtcgaggatccggtccgcggtcctgccattatatcaaaataaatataaaaaagaaactaaacaagcctatcagttatgagttacaagattcctatctatgagtcttcagaaacttgatcttgagtcttgactggttcttcatgcagactctgatctaaaccttgatgctcgctagctgtaggttctagttcattattctatagcttcttctaatcaaaacgggactccaatgctcgtggcttcagtcatgtcttagcattccacatcttttcaattgCTTTTACATTTTAGAttcacttatttttttcttttcttttattctgaattgagacttcttcttttggtcatctcgaaccctgtgcctcgaggtaaaacctactcagacaccaaaacaaacaatcgaacgaaatttttctgccccagtttgcactagaaaaatttcgtgagttattgtaagaaaattctaaactacttctttattgaaagcaataaaaggtcgggagtggtgtaccctgaaaatgtcatttttttttggattgtgttcttttattgtcaaaaggatgtctcaactaaggattggtgtaccttatgttgggaaaatgtggccagggaatgggataccctatattggcaaagatatcggggaatggtgtaccctgcatttaagatcaaatcaactagggagtggagaccctatgttggaaaaagcgactaggtagtggagaccctatgtcaaaaataaaatcaactagggagtggagaccctatgttggaaaagacgactagggagtggagaccctatgtctacaataacatcaactagggagtggaaaccctatgttgcaaaagcgactagggagtggagaccctatgtctaaaaatatcaactagggagtagagaccctatgttggaaaagaaactagggagtggagatcctatgtctaaaaatcatcaactagggagtgtggaccctatgttggaaaatcatcaactagggagtggagaccctatgtttgaaaagagactagggagtagagaccctatgtctaaaatatcatcaactagggagtggataccctatgttggaaaatcatcaactaggaaatcgagaccttatgttggaaaagagactagggagtatagaccctatgtccaaaatattaatcaactaggaagtggataccctatgttgaaaaagagactagggagtggagaccctatgtctaaaataaaatcaactaaggagtggagaccctatgttggaaaagacgactagggagtggagaccctatgtctacaataacatcaactagggagtggaaaccctatgttgcaaaagcgactagggagtggagaccctatgtctaaaaatatcaactagggagtggagaccctatgttggaaaagaaactagggagtggagaccctatgtctaaaaatcatcaactagggagtggggaccctatgttggaaaatcatcaactagggagtggagaccctatgtttgaaaagagactagggagtggagaccctatgtctaaaatatcatcaactagggagtggataccctatgttggaaaatcatcaactagggagtggagaccctatgttggaaaagagactagggagtggagaccctatgtctaaaatatcaatcaactagggagtggataccctatgttggaaaagcgactagggagtggagaccctatgtctaaaataaaatcaactagggagtggagaccctatgttggaaaaggcgactagggagtggagaccctatgtctaaaaataaaatcaactagggagtggagaccctatgttggaaaagcgactagggagtgaagaccctatgtctaaaaacatcaactagggagtggagaccctatgttggaaaagcgactagggagtggagaccctatgtctaaaaacatcaactagggagtggagaccctatgttggaaaagcagactagggaatggagaccatatgtctaaaaatatcaactaggtaatggagaccatatgttggaaaagagactagggagtggagaccctatgtctaaaaataaaatcaactagggagtggagatcctatgttggaaaatcatcaactagggagtggagaccctatgttggaaaagagactagggagtggagaccctatatctaaaaacatcaactagggagtggagaccctatgttggataatcatcaactagggagtggagaccctatgtctaaaaacatcaactagggagtggagaccctatgtctaaaaacatcaactagggagtggagaccctatgttggaaaagagactagggagtggagaccctatgtctaaaataaaatcaactagggagtggagaccctatgttggaaaacgactagggagtggagaccctatgtctaaaataaaatcaactagggagtggagaccctatgttggaaaagcgactagggagtgtagaccctatgtctaaaaatcatcaactagggagtggagaccctatgttggaaaacacaactaggtattggagaccctatactaccatgatttttttctttctttttaattttatatatatttttaaaataatgagtaaaatgcgggaaagagTTTGGAGAAGACTTCCCTTTTGCAGTAGTTGCTGCAAAACTGTTTCTAGCCTTTGCGTAATTTcgttttggttgcacctgcttcttgcaaggttgcttttggattgcacctgtttccctattattatgattattttcaaacaaagaacaatttgtcagtttgaaacggtggttggttttgtggccttgattgtttcagtcAATTGGTCTCGGTCTTTTCAGTTGCAACTGGTTGTTTCTTGAATATCGATTGCATTTCTAGCCTCGGAGAACCTCTGGCTTTTCCGGACTTTGCCATGATGGTTagtcacgtgggacttaaccttttcaacttttattttgcccttgtgggcatttgactttgaaTTTCCTCTTTCAATAGTTTTTGATTTCGAAACATCGGCCAACATGGCCAGTTGGAGTCAGCTTGATGCCCTTGCCGAGATTgggtgccttttcttttgcatattggcttgtatcaagtgagaaccctgtaaatcagtcttgccttcccttctttgtcttagtttcagaatagagttaaaccgaaaaggattcaaataaaagcaaataatggaatggacaaatgaatttagacaagaggtatccctttcggggtaaagaaagaaggatttatctggagtgtatacagacttcaatgaacatgacatgcctcttggactAGATGCCTGATATGTGTAAACCGTCCAACTCTCAGAAATCTATCACAACTCTTGCTTTGTGACTGAGAAACTTTGCCTAGGACTGTATCGATGCCAGtgactgtgaggatcctcttttcgatcagtggcgccctttgtgggttttcaccagctagcctctctcatttctcttctcaccatcgccttatagtgctctttgtgagttttcactaacaagactctctcattttcgaatTTCACTGCTTACCAtagccttatggtgcccgtgagattttcaccaataagactctctcattttatttctctcattttgttgtatcagatccgagtaactgtatcctcccattttgaatctCTTTGCCGATtaatcggaaggacttgaaaaggatttgggtaaaaaggatttggattgaattacaactttggaacctttcagacaaaaccatcgccaaaccattataatatctgccccagtttcacttttaggagaatttgggtttttattttggtgtgactgaaccccagagagaggctgtcTACGTATCCTTTCCAACAAGCgattctcttgctcctagataaattctaaaatctcGAATTTCTTATAATCAAAATCATTCTTCTTTACcaataagataaacaacacccttaaccaataatcaacaatcaacaaaccAAACCTATAAtatttcatgcttttctatcaaacccatcaactcatttCTCATGAacatagagtctataatcattaatccaatgatataatcaattagagggtgaagacattacctttatgaagttcaatcctcttgaattcgagttctagggtttcttctctcaataatgatgtcccaatcgaatatctaatgatttggagggtttacccatgttaataaggtgttggggAATTGAAatcaacttagaatcaccattagaacttaccttggatggtggagggacctttgaggagttaggttcttgagagcttccctttctagagcaagtttttgtgttttggggGACGAAGTAGGGCTTTAAAAATGACCCCCAGGTGCGCCCCCACGCACCTGAAGGCTACGCCTGACCGCGCAAAATGGAAGTAGCACTGCCACAAGTGCGCGGCCGTGCACGTGAACCCTTGGGCGTACACCTGGGCGCGCATATTGCATACTGCTCTGTAAAACGCACATAACCTTTTGCACAGAGATCCGTTCGGGCTCtacaatatatcattggaaagttatttcaaaggGATACATCTTATATCCTTTGATTCTTCCCAAATTCCTTACACATTATCACTAAATCTTACTGGAAGATGGACCTTttgtaaacttagtcgattttgtcgaaTCTTATGCGCCTCACTCTCCATCTTGATtctgaaacaactattttcacccatactcatccctttaggacttcatatgtctaaaatatcaaattaatacccatttaacatATCCACACCTAGTCCGAATGTACGGGGTGTTACACTGCTTGTCCAACTTTTTCTTACATAGCTTTTGAGGGAAAGGTAGCGCAGGCATATGCTTTCTCTCCTCATGTTCCTCCCTTCtcgatttttcttccttcttctttttctcagcttTCATCAGGCATTTTTTCTTCTTGTCATCATCACCTTCCAATTGCTCCCCACTTTCCTTTTTTAAGTATCACATCTTTCTGGATTggggtgggatctttcaacacttgcccacttctcaaggtcacaacattcACCGTTTCTTTGGGATTCTTTTTAGTATTAGCGGGGAGAGTGTCTGGAACCCTCTAAGATAATATTGTTACAATCTGTCCCACTTGCTTTTCTAAATTTTGAATTGCTACCCCTTGTATTTCAAATCTTTCATCAGTTTTCACAATGAAAgccttcatgagatcttctaGACCAGGCTGATTAGGCTGAAACTTCTACCTCGACTAATTCATAAAACcaggagctccttgtccctgaaaactggggttgttttgttgccacgcatttgcagtacccccagATGAACTCCATGAAAGTTTgggggtgcttctgacccattgcattaaaattaTAGTTCCCCATAACATtaacttcctcagttgaggcttgacactcatgagtagggtgttctcttccacatatatcacaagctgcgtgAGGCTCATTGTATATCGAGGCTAAGGTCACCTTTCATATTTAtttagccatagcatcaagttgtacctgtacagatgtgttagcatcaacctggtgaacaccagtcaatttcttctttcagcactctcagaggcccactgatttgcatcttcagataactcatcaagaattgtaactatctcctctggagtcttcgtCATCAACATGCCTCCAACTAGTTCTATGCGAGgctggtgtcaatccatcccaaaagtcttggagttgcatccagatttcaattccactatgttgacattttcgaacaatctccttaaacatctcccatgcttcaaaaacaGTTTCAGTATCTTTctagcagaagttatggatttctcttctaaacttgcccgtcttagctgaggagaaatatttatcaaggaattttttGGTCATCTCCTCCAAAGTTCTAATTGATCCCGTGGGAAAAATTCGAagccactgctttgcatcatctttaagagaaaaggggaatgcccttaaatacactgcatcttgtgacacaccgtTGTATTGAAAGgtattcataatctcctcgaagcccattagatgtgtgtttggatcttcgtttagCTTCCCTATGAAGACACATGAATTCTGAAGAGTTTGAAAcaacccttgcttcaattcaaaattgTTTGCTGCCATTGGgggtggtctaacacttgataaacCTTGATTATAGatcggtctagcataatcaccaagtggtTTCCCAGGTCCGGGAGCTATATTTTCGAACTGGTCCGCAgccaagggttgattttgagcaattctcTGACCCTtctcttcttcatagataatCTATGCATCTATCATAACTGCTTCCTCAGC contains:
- the LOC107820901 gene encoding protein NRT1/ PTR FAMILY 1.2-like isoform X2 produces the protein MAIIQEEERLIDHSPKSQTKVNETLERVASYGLQPNMIIYLMQGYNLEVVTATSILNIWSALSHGLALLGAFVSDSFFGRFRVVAIGSISSLFGMAILWLTTIIPQLRPLPCDQFEINECNRPTPAQFFVLFFSLGIIAVGAGFVRPCSIAFGADQLDNKENTNNNRIMESYFNWYYATIGMSTLIATTLIVYIQDAFGWQVGFGIPVILMLFSVSAFLLGSPLYIKVNATESLFTGFFQVLVAAVRKRNVNLHSVNCENYYHHSPDSEIQALTNSFRCLDKACIIEDPQIDINRDGSASNPWRLRSVEQVESLKSLVRVVPIWSSNINVQLSLNQFSFSTLQTQTMDRHIFFSDFEIPAGSFSVFMVITLILWIALYDRAFVPLMERYTRQQGGLNPVLRMGIGLVLSSTAMTLSAITEGIRRDIAIDQKDVYPQDGPNIASVDMSAMWFVPQYVLLGLADAFNAIGLVEFLYSELPKSMSSFVVAIFTLGMAVSGFFGSLIVNVLDSVTSYGGEISWLSSNINKGHLDYYYWLLAFFNILNFLYILLICRYNRPQGPS